Proteins found in one Thalassomonas actiniarum genomic segment:
- a CDS encoding MerR family transcriptional regulator — protein MQIGALCQSTGMSKDTIRFYEKIGLMGDIKRKANGYKDYSQGHVEQLKLLKHAKELGFTLNEIKELAGLFLSKSLPPQAMNDYLKKKALEIDEKIAKLQAFKQEIKDTLAGNCIYKEQLIKASAGAKKSS, from the coding sequence ATGCAAATAGGAGCATTGTGCCAAAGCACTGGCATGAGCAAAGACACCATACGTTTTTATGAAAAAATCGGTCTGATGGGAGACATCAAACGCAAAGCCAATGGTTATAAAGACTATTCTCAAGGCCATGTCGAGCAGTTGAAATTACTCAAACACGCTAAAGAGTTAGGCTTTACCCTCAATGAAATCAAGGAGCTGGCGGGGCTGTTTTTGTCAAAAAGCCTGCCGCCACAGGCAATGAATGATTATCTGAAAAAGAAAGCGTTGGAAATAGATGAAAAAATAGCGAAGCTACAGGCCTTTAAACAGGAAATTAAAGACACCCTGGCGGGCAATTGCATTTATAAAGAGCAGTTGATTAAGGCATCTGCCGGGGCTAAAAAATCCTCCTAG